The following are from one region of the Capsicum annuum cultivar UCD-10X-F1 chromosome 1, UCD10Xv1.1, whole genome shotgun sequence genome:
- the LOC124897713 gene encoding probable serine/threonine-protein kinase PBL16, whose translation MIGNFRQYCMLDGGEFGNIYKGYITQDLREGFQPITVVVKIHDGNNSYQGHREWLLSHLNLVKLINYCCEADHQVLICEYMAQERIGTKRVQTLRIDTIDKSSSTWRATDILVLKTAHWWNHHKTKAGHLTPKSDVYCFDRILLELLTGRKSLDKSRPAQQQDLHKTAMPLPVNSVEE comes from the exons ATGATCGGAAACTTTAGACAATATTGCATGCTGGATGGAGGAGaatttggaaatatttataaAGGATATATTACACAAGATTTGAGGGAGGGATTCCAACCAATTACAGTTGTTGTTAAGATTCATGATGGAAATAATAGTTATCAGGGCCATAGAGAATGGCTG CTTTCGCACCTAAATTTGGTAAAGTTGATCAATTACTGCTGTGAAGCTGATCATCAAGTTCTTATATGCGAGTATATGGCTCAG GAAAGAATAGGCACCAAACGTGTGCAGACCTTGCGCATCGATACGATTGATAAATCTTCATCAACATGGAGAGCGACTGATATTCTGGTCTTAAAAACTGCTCATTGGTGGAATCACCATAAAACTAAAGCAG GCCATTTGACTCCTAAGAGTGATGTTTATTGTTTTGATCGTATTCTTCTCGAGCTTCTCACAGGAAGAAAATCACTTGACAAATCTAGACCAGCCCAACAACAGGACCTTCACAAAACTGCAATGCCTTTACCT